A window of Melospiza melodia melodia isolate bMelMel2 chromosome Z, bMelMel2.pri, whole genome shotgun sequence contains these coding sequences:
- the LOC134431704 gene encoding aquaporin-3-like, which yields MGRQKDILATIEEHLRIRNKLVRQALAECLGTLILVLFGCGSVAQIILSRGTHGGFLTVNLAFGFAVTLGILIAGQVSGGHLNPAVTFAMCLLAREPWIKLPIYALAQTLGAFLGAGIVFGLYYDAIWAFDSNRLTVTGQNATAGIFATYPSEHLNVVNGFFDQFIGTASLIVCVLAIVDPYNNPVPTGLEAFTVGFVVLVIGTSMGFNSGYAVNPARDFGPRLFTAIAGWGMEVFRIGKPSHWWWVPVVAPFLGAVAGVIVYQLTIGCHDEPSPPASEQETVKLANVKHKERV from the exons ATGGGGAGGCAAAAGGACATTCTTGCTACCATTGAGGAGCACCTGAGGATCAGAAACAAATTAGTGCGGCAAGCGCTGGCCGAGTGCTTGGGGACGCTGATCCTGGTG CTCTTTGGCTGTGGCTCTGTTGCACAGATCATTCTCAGCAGAGGGACCCATGGAGGTTTCCTGACTGTCAACCTGGCCTTTGGCTTCGCTGTGACGCTCGGCATTTTGATTGCAGGACAAGTCTCAG GTGGACACCTGAACCCGGCTGTCACCTTTGCCATGTGCCTACTGGCCCGGGAGCCCTGGATCAAGCTGCCAATTTATGCCCTTGCACAAACCCTGGGGGCTTTCCTTGGAGCTGGCATTGTCTTTGGGCTGTACTATG ATGCTATCTGGGCTTTTGACAGTAACAGACTCACTGTTACAGGACAGAATGCCACTGCTGGTATTTTTGCCACCTACCCATCTGAGCATCTGAATGTTGTGAATGGCTTCTTTGACCAG TTCATTGGCACTGCCTCCCTGATTGTTTGTGTCTTGGCGATTGTTGATCCCTACAACAACCCCGTCCCCACCGGGCTGGAGGCCTTCACAGTTGGTTTTGTTGTCCTTGTTATTGGAACCTCCATGGGCTTCAACTCTGGCTATGCTGTCAACCCTGCCAGGGACTTTGGGCCTCGTCTCTTCACAGCCATTGCTGGCTGGGGCATGGAAGTGTTCCG gattgGTAAGCCGTCCCACTGGTGGTGGGTCCCAGTTGTGGCTCCTTTCCTTGGGGCAGTTGCAGGAGTGATTGTCTATCAGCTGACGATTGGATGTCACGACGAGCCTTCTCCCCCTGCCTCCGAGCAGGAAACAGTCAAGCTGGCCAACGTGAAGCACAAGGAGAGGGTCTGA